The Gimibacter soli genome includes a region encoding these proteins:
- a CDS encoding (2Fe-2S)-binding protein: protein MQYELKINGQKRTVEAEPGTPLLWVLRDEMKLTGTKFGCGVAYCGACTVHLDGTPSRSCQTFVEDAVETDITTIEGAKGRIAEAVQAAWREKDVVQCGWCQSGQIMSAIGLLSENPKPSDAEIRDYMDGNACRCVTYVRINEAVKLASEKLEG, encoded by the coding sequence ATGCAATATGAACTCAAGATCAATGGTCAGAAGCGCACCGTTGAAGCCGAACCCGGCACGCCCCTTTTGTGGGTGCTGCGCGACGAGATGAAGCTCACGGGCACCAAATTTGGCTGCGGGGTTGCCTATTGCGGCGCCTGCACCGTGCATCTGGATGGCACGCCGTCCCGGTCCTGCCAGACCTTCGTCGAGGACGCCGTAGAGACCGACATCACCACCATCGAAGGTGCCAAAGGCCGGATTGCCGAGGCAGTACAGGCGGCGTGGCGCGAAAAGGACGTGGTGCAGTGCGGCTGGTGCCAGTCCGGCCAGATCATGTCGGCCATCGGGCTCCTGTCGGAAAATCCGAAACCCAGTGACGCCGAGATCCGCGACTATATGGACGGCAACGCCTGCCGCTGCGTCACCTATGTCCGCATCAACGAGGCCGTTAAGCTCGCCTCGGAAAAGCTGGAGGGCTAA